The genomic window GTTGCAGCAACCAGCCCACCGGAACAGGGATCCCCGACGACGGGGCGTCCAACGCGACCGCTGGCGACAATCGGCTGCGAGCCACCGAGACGGGGGATTTAACGTCGAAGCCGTACTGTAGCTTGAACTGGTTTTGGCTTTCCCCGGCGACCATCAATAAACTGTCCAGCATCCGTGTTCCGCAAACGCGATGGGCCGGCCGCCCATCGGCGAGGACCAAGGTCTGGCGGTCGGCTTCGTCGACCAGCACTCCCAACGGCGCGTTCAAGCGGCGGCCTCGCACCTTGTGGATCTTGTCCCGCAGCAGCACTTTAAAACGCGCCGCTTCGGAGGCCACCGCGGCCCGGGCAGCGATGTAGCTCCGCCAGGGATCGCCGCCGAGCGTCGTGCCCTTGAGCAGGTCCAGCTGGCCTTCCACCTCCAACCAACGCGATCCGGCTTCGACCCGGTACCGCAACTGGTATTCGCCGATGGCGGTATCGCCCCGCAATAAGCGGCCTTCGCTGGTGATCTCGCCACAGGCGCCGTCGCTCCGCGATACGTATATCTTGTCGGCTTGCATCGAGCTGTACCGCGGTTCGCGGTCGGCGTCGAGATGACACAGCTGCAGCGAGAGCCGGTTGCCCCGGACCGGGCCGCTGTGCACCGAGGCCAACGAGCCGTCGTCGCCGATCACGGCATCTAAAAATTCATTGGACAATGCCTGGTCGACGGCCAATTGAGGTTCTTTGCTGAACCAGCCGCGGCGCTGCGGTTGGCGGCCCGGAGCGATGGTGGCAAACCCCAGCGACGGCACGTCGACCAAGGCCACGCATTGGTCGGAGGCCGTCGGATGAGCGGCGAACAATTGCGGCAGTTGCTTGGCCTGCGGCGGATGGCCCTGCAGCGTGGCCGGGACCCGCAGCGGAACCGAATACGGATTCAGCAGCACCTTCGTCGAGCCGTCGGTGTTGGTCGCCGCCGAACCTCCGCTGGCCGCCAGGGCCGCGACCAGCTCCGCACTGCCATCGCGTGCCGGCGACGACTCGTTCGAGCTGGCCGTGCCGGTGACCAAGTCGGTCAGGGCGGACAGCAGGTCGTTGCGTTCGTGGTCCAGTTGTTGTCGGAAGCGGTTGGCGGCGGTGCTCAGTGGGTCGGCGGCGGAACCTTCGACTTGGGCGGAGAGCCAGTGGCCGTCGGCGGCGATCGTTTCGGCTTGGAAGCTGTGATACGGCTTCTCGCCTTCGGAAAAATAACCGCCCAGAGTCCAGAACCTGCCCAGTGCCAGCCCCCAATCGGCGGCGCGGCGAAGGTCCTCGAAGGCCGTGCAGGCTTGGCCGGGCCAGTGCACCAACAGGGCGGTGGCCACGTCGCCGGCATCGACCGCACTGCCCAGGGTGGCTCCCAGGCGAAGGAATTCCGCATCGTCGGCCGCGTCGATCGGTTTGGCGACCAGGGCTTCCAGTTCCACCGCACCGGCTTGCCAGAGCAATTTATTTTCGTCGCGAAAGCCGGTGCCGGCGGCGAAATCCAAGGGAATCGTGCCGGTATATCCCAGGCCCGCGATCCAGGGGGCCAGGTCGGCCGGGATGCCGCCGCTGTAACTGGCAAAGGCGTCGGGCATTTTGCCGCAGCGTTCGGTAAAGCGTCGTTTGGCGTCGGACAGGGCGTGGCCCAGTTCGGCAACGGTCAGGTGGTCCAGGCATTGCTCGCCATCCGGCGCCCCGCCGGCCAGTCCCAGCGAGCCGTCAGCGAACCGCTCGCGAATCGTCTGCAACACATCGGGATGTTGTTCGGCCAAACGATCGGCCAAGGAGGCGTCCAATAGCAGGTTTTGGGGCCGTGGGTCGGTCAGGGCCGTTTGCAGCGAGTGCCCCAGCGTGGTGGGGGCCAGCAGGGTCAGATCCACCAGATGGGGGTCGGAGGAGAAGTAGTGGTCGCGTTCCTGTGCCAGCAGGTCAAAGGCAGCGTGCAGCGAGTCGGCGGCGGCCGCGCCATCGCCGGCCTGCCAGGACTTGGCGGCGGCGACCACGACGTCGGTAAAATGCACCTCATCCAGGTTGCTGGTATAGCGCAACTGCCGCGTCATCAGCTGGACTTGGAGAAAAATATACGCCAAAGCAAAAAAATCTTCGGGCGCCACAGGCCGGTGTCCGCCCTCGACGGGACCGTCCGGGGAATCGATTTCGGCCAGGGGAAAGAGGTCCAAAAAACCGCTTCGGGTCGAGGATCGCAGGGATGTAACGCCCGTGTCGGGGCCATAGGCGGTGGCGAAATCGTGTGGCAAACGTCCCTCACTGACCTCGGGAATCAGCAAAAACATGCCCTTGCTGGCCGCCGGGGGTACGTCGGCACGGCACCAGGTAGGGGTTTTGCCGCTGGTAGCAATCAGCGCGGGATGCCAGGGGGCCGACCAGGCGGCCAGCAGGCCTTGGGCGTTACAACCCGACAGGCTGGAAGGGAAATCTTCCAAGGTATGGCAAGGAATAAGGACACAACACTCTTCGATGTACGGCATGTCGGATTAGAATTTGACGTAAGGCGATGGCCAGCGATACACTTAAAGTGTGTGGCGGTTAGGGTATTCCACTTATTTGACTTATCTTCGAGGCCGCCCTGCCTCGCACGCTTTTCCTCGCCTTTGGATTGCTAGGACGTGGTGGAAACGTTGTCCACCGCTAGTTATACCAGCAAGGGTCGGACCTGCAGCAACTCGCAGAAATCGAAAACAAATATGGCGAAATCAACCGGTGTGTGGGGAATCGAAATCGGCCAATCGGCTCTGAAAGCACTGCGTTGCCACTATGATGGCGACAGTGTAGTCAGCGATGCGTTTGATTTGATTGAGTATCCCAAGATTCTAAGCCAGCCGGAAGCCGACCCCGAAGAACTGGTCCGCGAAGCGCTGGAGAAATTCCTCGAACGTAACGATTATTCCAAAGGCACGCGGATTGTAATGAGCGTGCCGGGCTCGAGTGGGCTGGCCAAGTTCTTCAAGCCGCCACCGGTGGAAGCCAAAAAAATCGCCGACATCGTTCGCTACGAAGCGAAACAACAGATTCCCTTTGATCTGGACGATGTGGTCTGGGACTACCAGATGATGCCCGGCAGCCTGATCGAAGAAGGGTACGCGCTGGATTCGGAAATCGGGCTGTTCGCAATGAAACGCGAGCAGGCCTATCGAGCGCTGGAGCCCTTTGATGAAGTCGGCTTGGAGGTCGAGTTGATCCAGATGGCGCCGCTGGCGTTGTACAACATGCTGGCCTTCGATCGTCTGCATGAACGGCTGGAAAACGACACCTTCGACCCGGACAACCCGCCCTCTTCGACCGTCTTGTTGTCGATCGGTACCGACTCCTCGGACCTGATCATCACCAGCGGCTTTCGCATTTGGCAACGCAGCATCCCGCTGGGCGGCAACCACTTCACGCGGCAGCTGACCAAAGAGTTGAAACTGACGTTCGCCAAAGCTGAACACCTCAAACGCCACGCTCGCGAAGCGGAAGACCCCAAGCTGGTGTTCCAGACCATGCGGCCGGTGTTCAACGATTTGGTCACCGAAATTCAGCGTTCGATCGGGTTCTTCAAAAGCATCAACAAGAAGGCCGAGATCACGGAATTGCTGGTCACCGGCAACACGGTCAAAATGCCCGGCCTGGCGCAGTACTTGGGCAAGAACCTGGGCTACGAAGTCCACGCGGTCGATCGCTTCAATCGCCTGCAGGGCGAAGACGTGCTGACGATCCCCACCTTCCGCGACAACGCCCCCACCTTCGGCGTCTGTTACGGTTTGGCCCTGCAAGGCTTGGGACTGGGCGAGATCAAAACCAGCTTGGTGCCCAGTGAGATCGTTACGCAGCGGATGATCCGAGCTAAAAAGCCTTGGGCGTTGGCCTGTGTGGCGGCTCTGCTGCTAGGCTTGGTAACCCATTTCATGTTTGTCAAAACCAGCTGGTCGCAAACCCATCCCGATGATTGGAAAGATGCCACCAGCGTGGTCTCGAGCACGCAGAGCTACAGCAATCAGCAGACCACCCTGTTTGATGGTTACAAATCCAAACTGGTGTACCTGCAATCGGTGGGCAATGAGGTTTCGGGTAATAGCGAACGTCGCTTGCAGTGGATGGAATTGATGTCCACGGTCGTGCAGATGCTGCCTCGGGGTAATTATCCCGACGGCGTGCTGCCCAGCCCCAAAGAGGTGCCCTTCGTCGACCGGCCCGACGTGTATGCGACCAGCATGGACACCCGCTACTTCGAAGATTTGTCGGTGTGGTTCGGCGAACGTCGCAAAACCCGCTACATCGAAGAATTGCTCAGCTGGAAAGACTTGACCGGCGGCGAGTTGCCCGAAGGTCTGACCGACGATCCCGGCCCCAGCGAAGCCGGGTGGGTCGTCGAAATCAAAGGCTACCACTACTACAACAGCACCGCAGCGAAACGTCGCGGCTACGAAGCCAGCAACCACCTGCGACGTACCCTGCTGAATAACTTTCTTACCAAGTCGGTTAGCTTGCCCGATGAGTCCGGGGCCATGCACTCCTTCACCATGTCCGACATGGGGATCTCCTATCCGGTCTTGGTGTCCGACGAAAAACCCCGCGAAGTCTCGGTGCCCAACCCCGACTATGAACCACCGCCACCGGGCACGATGAACGCCATGGGCGGTGACCCGCGGATGGGCATGGGCATGGGCATGGGTTCCGAAATGGGCATGGGCGCCGAAATGGGCATGGGTGCC from Roseimaritima ulvae includes these protein-coding regions:
- the pilM gene encoding type IV pilus assembly protein PilM — protein: MAKSTGVWGIEIGQSALKALRCHYDGDSVVSDAFDLIEYPKILSQPEADPEELVREALEKFLERNDYSKGTRIVMSVPGSSGLAKFFKPPPVEAKKIADIVRYEAKQQIPFDLDDVVWDYQMMPGSLIEEGYALDSEIGLFAMKREQAYRALEPFDEVGLEVELIQMAPLALYNMLAFDRLHERLENDTFDPDNPPSSTVLLSIGTDSSDLIITSGFRIWQRSIPLGGNHFTRQLTKELKLTFAKAEHLKRHAREAEDPKLVFQTMRPVFNDLVTEIQRSIGFFKSINKKAEITELLVTGNTVKMPGLAQYLGKNLGYEVHAVDRFNRLQGEDVLTIPTFRDNAPTFGVCYGLALQGLGLGEIKTSLVPSEIVTQRMIRAKKPWALACVAALLLGLVTHFMFVKTSWSQTHPDDWKDATSVVSSTQSYSNQQTTLFDGYKSKLVYLQSVGNEVSGNSERRLQWMELMSTVVQMLPRGNYPDGVLPSPKEVPFVDRPDVYATSMDTRYFEDLSVWFGERRKTRYIEELLSWKDLTGGELPEGLTDDPGPSEAGWVVEIKGYHYYNSTAAKRRGYEASNHLRRTLLNNFLTKSVSLPDESGAMHSFTMSDMGISYPVLVSDEKPREVSVPNPDYEPPPPGTMNAMGGDPRMGMGMGMGSEMGMGAEMGMGAAAAGVDPNDPDAMAKFEPRTLKVVRQDFTFQFVWKPMSLSERLLKQQEEAEKAMEEAAGQEVAMIP